One Schistocerca nitens isolate TAMUIC-IGC-003100 chromosome 1, iqSchNite1.1, whole genome shotgun sequence DNA segment encodes these proteins:
- the LOC126233138 gene encoding gustatory receptor 23a-like, whose translation MGVVCGQLLRSTRPPAGSEAELEELATRAGQPGAAGAAGTDVRRLQRARMALHRFARLCSLHFGPTLLLALLDDFVVMTCTAYWLTVLASQTDKSVDILVNVFALTSALCRQLVVCWVCSSAAERADRAGLLLSRLQPLLRPGPALDVLQLPVDRLRVTAMGFCDINLQTFTTSVSAAVTYLVILVQFHK comes from the coding sequence ATGGGCGTCGTCTGTGGGCAGCTGCTGAGGAGTACCCGGCCGCCGGCGGGCAGCGAGGCTGAGCTGGAGGAGCTGGCGACGCGAGCAGGAcagccgggggcggcgggggcggcggggacgGATGTGCGGCGGCTGCAACGCGCCAGGATGGCCCTCCACCGCTTCGCCCGCCTCTGCAGCCTCCACTTCGGACCCACACTGCTGCTGGCCCTCTTGGATGATTTCGTAGTCATGACCTGCACTGCCTATTGGCTTACGGTCCTAGCTTCACAAACAGACAAGAGTGTGGATATACTTGTCAACGTGTTTGCACTTACTAGCGCCCTGTGTCGCCAGCTGGTGGTGTGCTGGGTGTGTTCCTCTGCGGCTGAGCGCGCCGACAGAGCTGGTCTGTTGCTGTCGAGGCTGCAGCCCCTGCTGCGTCCCGGGCCAGCACTCGATGTTCTGCAACTTCCTGTGGACAGACTACGAGTTACCGCCATGGGGTTTTGTGACATCAACCTCCAGACCTTCACAACTAGTGTTAGTGCTGCAGTCACTTATCTCGTGATACTTGTTCAATTTCACAAGTAA